Proteins encoded by one window of Glycine soja cultivar W05 chromosome 15, ASM419377v2, whole genome shotgun sequence:
- the LOC114387800 gene encoding putative oligosaccharyltransferase complex subunit CG9662 has translation MRSKSDPPVPTPSSGGFDSSSGASIDPIFHLLRVLPFSFLRPPRLRLKLPSLSLPSPNAVFALLLLTYFMVVSGIVYDIIVEPPGIGSTQDPYTGAVRPVVFMSGRVNGQYIIEGLSSGFMFVLGGVGIILLDLALDRNRAKSVKVSYASAGVSSVVLAYVMSMLFIRIKIPAYLR, from the coding sequence ATGCGATCCAAATCGGATCCCCCGGTGCCCACACCCTCCTCCGGCGGCTTCGATTCCTCCTCCGGCGCATCCATCGATCCAATCTTCCACCTCCTCCGCGTCCTCCCCTTCAGCTTCCTCCGTCCCCCTCGCCTCCGCCTGAAGCTTCCCTCCCTATCCCTCCCCTCCCCGAACGCCGTCTTCGCCCTCCTCCTTCTTACCTACTTCATGGTCGTCTCAGGCATCGTCTACGACATCATCGTCGAGCCCCCCGGCATTGGCTCCACGCAGGACCCCTACACCGGCGCCGTTCGCCCCGTCGTCTTCATGTCCGGCCGTGTCAACGGCCAGTACATTATCGAGGGCCTCTCCTCCGGCTTCATGTTCGTCCTCGGCGGCGTCGGCATCATTCTCCTCGACCTCGCCCTCGATCGCAACCGCGCGAAATCCGTCAAGGTGTCCTACGCCTCCGCCGGAGTTTCCTCCGTGGTTCTCGCCTACGTCATGAGCATGCTCTTCATCCGCATCAAGATCCCCGCGTATCTTAGATGA